CCGTGGCTCGACAGGCTCGCCAACCGTGGCTCGACAGGCTCGCCAACAGGAATTGGGTTGGCGATGTTTTAAAGGAGACCTATTTACAGGGAAACGGCAAAACAATATCAAAAAGCCAGCAAAAAGGAAAAAATGGAGATACTGGATTATTTTGTGAGGATAACAGGTTTAAAAAACCGAAACTATGCCGCCAGGCTCTTGAGGCAGCACGGAAAAACCATCTATGTAGGCAAGAAAAATTACCTTAAAGCCGATATAGCCAAAAAGGGCAAAAGACCTGGCAGAAAGAAAAAATTCGGCGAAGAGGAACTAAAACTTCTAAAACAGGTCTGGGAAATTGAAAACTACATGTGTGGCAAACGTTTAAAGCCAATTTTAAATGAAGTTTTAGATAATCTCTTAGCAAACGGACATCTCCACGGTTCTCCACAGGCTATAGAAAACTTGCGCCATATAAGTGCTTCAAGTATTGACCGACTTTTGAAACATGAGCGTAAAAAGCTTGAGATAAAAGGACGAAAAGGTACAAAGCCTGGAACGCTATTAAAGCAACAAATAGCTATACGCACGTGGGCAGAGTGGGATGAAAATTGCCCTGGTTTTATGGAGATTGATCTGGTAGCCCATGAGGGAGGAAATAGCCGGGGAGATTTTGCTCAAACATTAAATATGGTGGATGTTTGGAGCGGTTGGACAGAGCTTGTGGCAATCAAAAACAAAGCTTCAAAATGGGTAAGAGAAGCCATAGAAAAAGTCAAAGGAAGACTTCCTTTTGAGTTACGGGGAATTGATTCTGATACCGGTGCTGAATTTATTAATCATCCTCTGCGCGATTGGTGTGAGAAGCACCAGATAAAATTTACAAGAGGAAGAAGCTCCCGTTCCAATGATAACTGCTACGTTGAGCAGAAAAACTATTCCATAGTCCGCCAGAATGTTGGATACTTCCGCTACGATACCGAGGAAGAAGTCTACTACTTGAACCAACTCTATGCCTATCTTCGACTGTATACCAACTTTTTTCAACCGGTTATGAAAATGACAGAGAAAAAGAGAATCGGAAGCAAGGTGCAAAAGAAGCATGATGATATTAAAACTCCCTACCAGCGGCTTTTAGAAAGCTCTTATGTAAGTGAGGCACAAAAGGAACGCCTAACAAGGCTTTATAAGGCTCTCGATTTGTTTCACCTAAGACAAAAAATTACAGCTTGCCAGAGAAAACTTTTCAGCCTTCAAAAGAAAAAGAATGTAAAAAACAAAAATTTGGAGGAAACTGTATGGAATTTTTGAGTACTTTTTTTTATGAGGCAATTCGACTACTTGACAAAAAAAAAAGTCTCCCTATAATGAAAGTGAAAAAATGCCCTGGTGTGGGTGGTAAAAAGTTTTAAGGTGACGTGAGGTAAAAAACAAAAGAGGAGGGGGGTGTATGAAGATAGAAGTTGTTACTCTTTCCACAACAACCACAACACTGGCTCCTGCTAGTGGTTGCTGTTCCTGTTCTCTGGTATTTGGTGGTTCCATACCAGGGCATACGTCTTGTTTTTAACGAGGGGAGAGAAGAGATGTTTGCTATCGAGGTGAGAAATGTGACCAAACGCTATCCTTCTGGAAAGGGGGTTTTTGACCTTTCTGTGGAGGTGAAAGAGGGGGAGTGTTTTGGGCTGGTAGGGCCTAACGGAGCAGGCAAAACAACTTTCATAGAAATCATTGAAGGACTCAGAATTCCAGATTCCGGAGCATCTTTTGTTTTTGGGGTTTCGTCCAGAGAGGAGGGGGTTCGTTCTTTTTTTGGGGCTCAGATTCAAGAAAATGTGCCTCTTTCCCGTTTGCGGGTGTTTGAGATTGTTGAAGTAGCCTGTGCGGCTTATAGGGATGGCTTTTCGGTTTCGGAACTCCTGGAGATGGTTGGACTTGTTACGGAGAAACGAAGTTTCTACGAACATCTCAGTGGGGGACAGAGGCAGCGACTAAGATTAGCGATGGCTCTAGCGGGTAAGCCGAGACTTCTCTTTCTCGATGAACCAACCACAGGGTTAGATCCCCATTCGAGAAGGGTTTTTTGGGAACTGTTGCAGAGTTTGCGGGAAAAATTGGGGATGACTATCTTTCTCACCTCTCATTATATGGAAGAAGTGGAGGTGTTGTGTGACCGTGTAGGGCTTCTGGTGGATGGGAGGTTTATCTGTGTTGGGACTCCTTCTGAGGTTGTAGCAAAATATGGGAATACCGTTTTTGTTCGTATTGTGGTCGATGAGAAGAGTAACCTTACAAGGGCACAAGCCTTTGCCTCTGTTCTGGAGGTGGTGGAGCAAGATGAGAGAGAGGGTGTCTTTCATATTGTGTCTCGAGAGGCTTTTTTGAGGGATTTGGGAGAGCTTATGAGAGAGAAAGAAGTCAGGCTTTATAATATCGAGTTTGATTCTGGTTCACTTGAGGATGTGGTGGTTCAGCTGACAGGAGAGAGACGATGAGAGAGAAGCAAACGGTTGTTTCCTCGTTGTGGTCATGGTTTTTTGTGCAGATGAAGCTCTTTTTTCGGGAACCGGCAGCGGTTTTCTGGATTGTGGTTTTTCCTTTACTTCTTTTGGTGATTATGGGGAGTATTTTTTCTCGTTATGAACAGCCAATGATACGTGTGGCGGTGTATGATGGTGATGGTACGGATGTTTCACGTGGTCTTGTTGAAGGTTTGGGGCGATTGGGGGTGTTTGTGGTGGAAGAGATGGCCTCTCGAGAGGAAGTGGAGAGAAAGGTTCAGCAAAACACAGTGGTTTTGGGGATTCTTCTTTCCTCTGGGTTTGGAGAGGAGATACGTCGGGATGGAAACCCTTTCTTTGAGGTGTTGTACAATGCTTCACAAAAGGAGATGAATACCATAGCTTTTTCTATCCTTGATAGTATCCTGTATGAGGAGATTATCCAGAGGAAAAAGGTGGAGGGCAAGATAACCTATCTTACGAAGGAAATCAAGGGGCGAATGGAGACTTCGTATGTGGACTTTTTACTCCCTGGACTTCTTGCGCTTGTGGTGTTGTCGTCGGTTTTTTTTAGTTTTGGGCAGAAGATGATTGTTTATCGGGAATATGGGGTTCTGAAGCAACTCTCGCTTTTTCCTGTACCAGGGATGGTGTATGTGGGAGGGGATGGGCTGGCTCAGTTTCTCGTGACCCTCGTACAGGGGGGTGTTCTCTGTGGGGTGGGATTTTTCCTCTATCGCGTTCATCTCCCCTCTTCTTTGGTGTTGTGGCTGGGAATGATAGTGTATCTGGGGTTTGGTTTTTTTGCTCTGGCAACGGTGGCTCTTTTTGTGGCAGGATTTGCGAAAACTTCTCAGGGGTCGATAGCGATTCTCAATCTTTTTGCATATGTGATGATGTTTCTTGGAGGGTTGTATTTTCCCCTCGGACAGATGCCAGTGGTGTTGCAATGGGTGGCGTATGCCCTTCCCGCGACGCATTTTCTTGAGGGACTCAGGTTTTTCTTTGTTGAGGATGGAGACCTCATGGTAGTGGTACGGGGAGGAGGCATACTTTTGGCGTATACTCTGGTGGCTTTCCCACTTGTGGTAAGGAGGTTCCGATGGATTTCAGGAGAGTGATAGCTCTCGTGGTTCTGCCCATCGGGGTGTATGCGGGGACGACCTATGAGGTGAGGCTTGACCAGGGGGAGAAGAATCCCTCATCAGTTTTTTGTACCAATGACCTGGTTTTTGTTCAGGGGTTTCGGATGGAGGAGAGGCTTCTTCCTCGTCAGATGTGGGAGGTCTGGGGTGTCAAGACAGAAACGACCTGGTGTTTGCGCTGGCAAACGGAGAAGGATGTGCTCTATGATCATGACAGGAAGCCAGGACAGAGGGATTTTCGGGCATTTCCTGAGGAGATGTTTGTTGAATGGATGCATGATTTTCGCTACTTTGTGACAGTGGGTAAGAAAAAATGGGATATGAGTGAGGGATTTTTTTATAAACCGATGCTTTTGTGGGCGGATTATGATGGGTATAGGCGTTATGGTGAGGGCTTTTATATGGTGAAGGGGGAGGTGCGTTTGGGGGATGTGAAGCTGTCGGGGTATGTAGTGCCTTCTCGATTCTGGGAGGAGAAATCAACCAATGAGTGGTACGATTGTTTCCAGAATGCGACGACGAACTGGCTGGGGGGAGGGGCGTTTTCGTGTTTGATAGGCGGGGTGACGCTCAAAGGTCTCTCTCTCTGGGAGTGGACGAAAGAGGGGAAATTCCCTGTATCTAAATACGCGATCTCGTCGGCATGGAGCTGGGAGCGATGGACTTTTTATACGGAGGCTTCTTATAAGAACGGAGTGAGGCTTACAGTGCCAGGCTTTGATGGGCGAGAAGAGACCAATGTGCCTTTTCCAGGGATTACCAATATCACTCCCGGAAAATATGAGTTTTCTGAGAGGAACGGGAGTTTTTTCAGGATGTTCTGGAATGTTCTGGTAGGTATCCGGGCAGAACTCCCCTGGGATGTGACGCTACGGTGTGAGGTTTTGTATCGCGAGAGGAGCTGGAACGACGAGGAGCGAAAAGCCTATTGGGATGGGGTAAGGTATGCGGAGAGTCGTTATAAGAATGAGCTTTATTTTGTTGTGCCGGAGACGTATCTTCTGTTGGCAGCGGGGCATCTCTCGTTTGACACCTATGCGCCCTGGATGGTTTCTCTGGGGTTTACGAAGACCATAGGCGACCACTGGGAGATAAGTCAGGATGTAACCACTGAACTCTCGACGTATTCCTGGCGATGGCAGGGGGGGATAACGTGGAAGAGTCTTTCTCTCTGGGAGGTTAGGCTTTCTGTGAGTGTTGTGGGAGGGGAACGGTACACACTGTTTGGTGAAATGGTAGAAAAAACCCACTGGCAACTGAGTTTGTCCAGTAGTTTATGATATCATGGATGTGGAGGAAAGGATGAAGAAGGTTATCTTTGGGATGATCGTTTTTCTGATAGTGGAGGGTGGTTTTGCTTTTGTTGGACCATCTCTTGGGGATGGATGGGGGGTAGCTGGGCTGTGGTACAGACTTAGAACCTATCCTACTGATTGGACCAATGCCCAGGATGTTTTTGGGCAGTTTCGTTTTTTGTCGTGGATGATGCTTCCCTCGTGGGGGAGTCTGCCAGTGGAGAGTTTGTTTCTCTGGGGTGGACCGTATCTCCGGGCAGAGGTGATGATGACGAGTCTCTTTCGGTATGATGGGGCGATAGGGGTGATCGGTGATACGCTCATAGGATTTGCCGGGAATTTTTTAGACAGGGATGGGGATGGGAATACGGAGGATGATAGTTTCTGGGGGACGACTCTGGGTTTGGGTCCACAGTTTCGTTATCTTTTTGGGGGTGGTTGGGCATGGACGGTATGGTACAAGCCAGAGTATTGTTTCTACAACAAAATGGAAAAAACCGAGATAACACTCCCTAAAGACCATTGGACTCATCGGGCGGGGAGTTCGCTGGTGTTTACGTATGATGAGGGGACAAAGGCATCGGTTTCCCTCGGGTATAATCTCGTCTGGAGAGGGAGAGATGTTCGATGGGGGTATGATGAGGGAGAGGTTTTGCCTGCTTTTGATCAGGGGGTGAGCTTGCGGGGGCTTTCACGGCTACCGTTAGGAGGGACAGCGTTGTTGCTCAAGATAGGAGGGGAGGCTTTCTGGTGGGAGAAGACGCCCCGTCTGATAGGGGTGAGTGCCAATGTCTTCCAGGAGGAGATGACAAGTGAGGTGAGGGGGTACCATGAGGAGGAGATACAGACGAGAGTCGGGGCAATACTTCAGACAAGTCTCATCTGGGAGATAGTGAAGGGGATAAGGCTTGAGGCAGGTGTGGACGGTGCGGCGTATGAATCAGATGGTTGGAAAACGATAGGAGGGGCTGGGTGTGGTGTCCGCTGGCAGTGGAATTGGAATCAGGCTCTCCAAGTTGAGTACAACTATCCTCTTACAAAAACGGAGCACTATGGTCAGATTGTGGCGGGGTTTATGTGGCTTTTTGGAGAGGAGGGGTTATGAGACTACGGATTCAGGATGTGAAAAAGACCTATATGGTCGAGAGTGTGGGGGTTCCGGCTCTACGAGGGGTAACGTTGGAGGTTGATGAGGGGGAGTTTATGGCGATTGCTGGTCCATCAGGCAGTGGCAAGACCACACTCCTCAATCTGATTAGCGCGATAGATAACTATGATGAGGGAGAAATGTGGTACGATGACCGCTGTACCAAAAACCTCTCCGAAGAGGAGCTGCGCCTCTTGCGTCGGGATAGCCTGGGTTTTATCTTCCAGAACTATAACCTGATTCCTGTTCTGACGGTGTATGAGAATGTCGAATATCCCCTATGGCTTGATCAGGAGCTTCCCCCGGAGGAGAAGCGAAAATCTCAGGTGATGAAAATGCTTGAGTCTGTGGGGCTCAAAGAGTATGCCTCCCGGTATCCGGGACAGCTTTCTGGGGGGCAGAAGCAACGGGTGGCGATAGCTCGTGCCCTGGTGAGGCAACCGAAACTGATTCTGGCGGATGAGCCCACGGCCAATCTTGACTCAAAGACGGCGCACCAGATTATTGAGCTGTTGCGTGAGTGTAACCGGGTTATGGGAGTGACGGTGATTTTTTCGACGCATGACAACCGTATTCTGGATGTGGTGGACAGGGTGGTACACCTCGAAGATGGTATAATAACCAAAGATGAAAGAAAGGAGGCATAGTATGCGTTGGTATAGGCTGGTTTGTATTTTTGTGCTGGGATGTGTTTGTGGCTGGGGATTGGAACCAGCTTCTCTTTATGAGGAGTTTGTGAATCCTGAGAGGATTGGAGCGGTATTTACCAGTGAATCGGAGGTAAAGGCTTTTCTCCAGACGAATAAAACAGCTCTTGGTTACTATCAGGTGGGGGTGTTTTATATGTATCATGCCTATGGGGTGCTCAAGGTGATGAAGGTTTCCTCAAAGGATGCGAGAAGGCTTACCAGGGAGGCTATCAATGTCTTTGAAAAGGCGGAGAAACTGGAATCTCGTGAGCCTATGCTGTATTCGATGTTAGGGGGTGCGTATCTGTTTTCGTCTCAGTGGGGGAGTGTGATGGACAAGATGCGCAATGGACGAAAAGGGGTGTTTTATAATGATAAGGCTGTATTGATGGCGCCTGAAAACCTTCGTATCCGGGAAAATCGCTTGAGAAACTATCTTCACCTGCCACCCGAGTATTTTCCCAATATCTACCAGAGTATACCGGAGGATGCGGATAAGCTACTCGCAGGGGTTGAAAAATACCAGAAAGAGTATGGTGAATACGCAAGGGAAGTGCGTGCTCTTGCCTATTATGGTAAGGGGCTTGTGGCCTTTTACAAAAAGGATAGAGTCCAGGCACGGGAAAACCTCCAGAAGGTAGAAAAAAACACCAGTCTCTATGACCGTGCCCAGGAGCTTTTGAAGCGGGTGGGAGATTAGGATGAAAAAGATTCTGAAAGTATGGAAGCTGGCATGGCGGAATGTCCTGAGGAACAAACGGCGGAGTCTCCTCTCAGCGGCTGTGCTGGTGATGGGGGTGAGTGCCCTGGTGGTTTTTGGTGGGTATATTGAGGCGGTGTATTATTATCTCGGGAATAGTGTGATAGCGCAGAAGGGACATTTTCAGGTGGCCAGAAAAGGCTACTGGGAGGGGGAGGAAGAGTCTCTGGCTCTTGCCCTCACTCCTGAGGATCAGAAGACAATCCAGGAGATTCTTAAAAAAAAGGGGGGTGTGCGGGTACTGACGGGGAGGCTCTCTGCCTCCGGGATCCTGGGGAATCAGGAGCGTTCTACGATCTTTGTGGGGTATGGGGTCGATCCAGAGAAGGAGCTTGATCTTTTGCAGATGGTGGGGTATGGGGGAGCCAATCTCTCTGTGCTTCTCCAGGATCAGACCATTATTTTGGGAAAGATTCTTGCCAGACAGATGGGGCTTGGTCCTGGTGATATGGTTACCCTGATGTCGATGTCGGAAGGTGGATCCCTTGAGGCTGTTTATGTCAGGGTGGGGGATGTGTTGTCCACAGGGGTGACGGCGGTAGATTCCCGGATCGTGATAGCCAATCTCACCACGATGAAGGAGCTTCTCTATACACCAAAACTTCATACGATGGTGGCGTTACTGGATGAGTCGTTTTCCCGTGGGGATGTGGAGAGGTATGTGAGAGAACTCTCTCAGGAACTCAAAAACCAGGGGCTTGGATACGAGGTGAGAATATGGTATAACCTGGATGATACCTATCTCCCCACGATGCGCATGCTTCAGACGACGTTTACCATCATTACTATTATCTTTTTGGTGGTCATTGGGTTTACCATTGTGAATACGATGTATATGGCGGTGATGGAGCGTGTTTCAGAGGTGGGAACACTTCGGGCGATAGGAACTTCACCAAAGATGCTTTTTGGGATGTTTGTGACTGAGGGGGCGCTGATCAGTATTGTGGCGACGGCTGTAGGGGTCGTTGTTGGCATAGTGTTGATAGTCGTGTTGAATCGTATGAACATTATGCTCCCCCCCTATCCAGGACAGTCAGAGTCTTATCCCCTGGTGTTTAAGTTGAGCGTGGGGGTGGTGGTTTGGGCTTCGGTGTTTAACATCCTGGGGGCTGTGGTGGCCAGTATGATTCCTGCACGTAAGGCACTCAAATTTCGTATTGTGGAGGCACTTCGTCATGTATAAGGGAAAAAGTGTTGTCGGGATGTTTTTGATGATGATTATGTCTGTGATGATGGGACAGGATGTACAGACGCTCCTTCAAAAGGTCGAACATGCGCAGCGAGCAGCAGACAGCTATGTTGGTAAGATGCTCCTCACAACCTATGATGGAGAAAGAAAAACAGGAGAAGCCTCACTTGAACTGTATGTAAAAGGCCTGGAACTCTCGATAGCTCGGTACCTCACACCGTCAGGTGACCGGGGAAAGGCGATTCTCCAGCGTGGGCGGGATTATTGGTTTTATTTTCCAAAAACCAGACAGAGTGTGAAAATTTCTCCCAAGCAGAGGCTTCTCGGGGATGCTATGGTAGGAGATGTCGTGAAACCGCCCCTTCTGGCGACGTATACGGTGACGCTGGTGAGTAATACCTCAAGGGAGTCTGTGTTTGAGCTGGTGGCGAAGGATGACTCTGCCCCTTACCAGTATATTTTGCTCTGGTGGAATACCGCTGAAGAAAAGATAACAAAAGAAGAGTTTTATACTCGGACGAGGGTGCATCTCAAGACGGCGAGGTATCTTGCTCATCGGAGGATAAAAAACTACAATTTTGCCACAAAGGTCGAGATTCAGGATGCGCTCGTCACCAACAAAAAAACAGAGATAGAGATGGTAGATCTTCAGGAAAGGGTGCTTCGGGATCAGATTTTTTATCCCGAATCTCTGGATTATTTGCCATATACCTATAGGTAGAGGAGAAAAGGATGCGGTACAAGAAGCGGAGGTATGTTTTCCTGCTGGAAGAGAATCCGCAGAGTCTTTTTGTTGATCACCTTGGGAACTGGTTTCTTTTGAGAGGACAGGTGATAGAGGTACTTGTGAGGGATTTACTTAGCTATCTGGATGAACCTCATACTCTGGAAGAGATTGTGGCCGAGTTTGAAAATCGTGCTCGAGCGGAGGATATACAGGATGCCTTGAATCAGCTGGTACGATTGGGGGTTCTTGAGGAATGTGATGATGTGAGCGGTGATGAAGGGGTTGTGGGGTTTCTTGGGCTTTTTACACCTTATCTTGAGGAAAAGAAAACAACCTATCTTCAGCGGCTGGAAAGAGCCTCTGTTCTTGTTTTAGGAGAGGGGAGGGTGGCTCAGGGGATTGAAGAGGGGCTTCGGGAGAGTAGAGTACAGGTGAAAAGGTCTCCATGGTTGAACGAGGAGGACTCCTCTCTTTCTGGGAGGGTGCAGAGTCTTTTGCGGGGTTTTTCTCTGGTTATTGTGACAGGAAGCGGGCGTTCGTTGGGTTTTCTTGAGGCGGTGAATGAGGCGGCCATGCTTGAAAACGTTCGTGTGCTCTATGTTGAAGAGGATTGGACAGGGGGTGTGGTGGGGCCTCTGGTGATACCTGGAGAGACGCCTTGTTATAGGTGTTATCTTGAGAGAAAACAAACCAACAAGGAGTATGATATCGGTTTTGAACTCATGCGAAAGGTGGAGGGGGATGTGAACACGCAGACGGGGTTTTCTCCTTTTGTGATGTGGTTGGTGTCGATAGCAGTGACAGAATCTGTAAAATTTCTCTCGTGGTATTTACCCTGTGAGATGGTGAAGGGGGTGTTTCTGGTTGATGCGGTGAACTATCGTGTTCAATTTCATCCTGTTCTCAAGTCCCCGTATTGTTCTGTCTGCGGGTATGTGGATCGTATTCCGCCTCAGATGGTCTGGACGGAGGATAATCATGGGGTATGAGGTACGTTTTGGAGCGTTCCAGGTAACTTCATCCGGAGTTTCTCGTGAACTCTCGTATTGGGTGAGAAGAATGGAGCCTTTTTTTTCATCGTTGACCGGGATAATCAACTACTATTATGTGGCTGAGGTGGCACCTGGAGAGCCACAACTCTTTTTTTCGAGTGCACGTCTTCATCGAATGTCGTATCATCTGGGGATGCCTTTTGATCCTCAGGTTGGGGGGATTGGAGAGACGGCGGAGGAGGCTTTTCTCTCAACGTGTGGGGAGGCTCTGGAGCGGTATGCCTCGTCGGTGGTTCCTGTGAAACAGCTTCCGCTGGCAGATTATGAGACCATGATGAAAAGACAAGAGAGGGTGGTTTCGCCGGACAAGTTTATGTTGTATGCTTCGTGGCAGTACGAGCAGGAAAACTTTGCGTATGATCTTTTTTTACCATCATCTCTTGTGCGGTGGGTTAAGGGGATATCTCTGGTTTCGGGGGATGAAGTATGGGTTCCGGCGGCTTTTGTTTATATGCCGTATATGTATGAGTTTGGGCAGGAGGC
This sequence is a window from Thermospira aquatica. Protein-coding genes within it:
- a CDS encoding TOMM precursor leader peptide-binding protein → MRYKKRRYVFLLEENPQSLFVDHLGNWFLLRGQVIEVLVRDLLSYLDEPHTLEEIVAEFENRARAEDIQDALNQLVRLGVLEECDDVSGDEGVVGFLGLFTPYLEEKKTTYLQRLERASVLVLGEGRVAQGIEEGLRESRVQVKRSPWLNEEDSSLSGRVQSLLRGFSLVIVTGSGRSLGFLEAVNEAAMLENVRVLYVEEDWTGGVVGPLVIPGETPCYRCYLERKQTNKEYDIGFELMRKVEGDVNTQTGFSPFVMWLVSIAVTESVKFLSWYLPCEMVKGVFLVDAVNYRVQFHPVLKSPYCSVCGYVDRIPPQMVWTEDNHGV
- a CDS encoding ABC transporter permease, with protein sequence MKKILKVWKLAWRNVLRNKRRSLLSAAVLVMGVSALVVFGGYIEAVYYYLGNSVIAQKGHFQVARKGYWEGEEESLALALTPEDQKTIQEILKKKGGVRVLTGRLSASGILGNQERSTIFVGYGVDPEKELDLLQMVGYGGANLSVLLQDQTIILGKILARQMGLGPGDMVTLMSMSEGGSLEAVYVRVGDVLSTGVTAVDSRIVIANLTTMKELLYTPKLHTMVALLDESFSRGDVERYVRELSQELKNQGLGYEVRIWYNLDDTYLPTMRMLQTTFTIITIIFLVVIGFTIVNTMYMAVMERVSEVGTLRAIGTSPKMLFGMFVTEGALISIVATAVGVVVGIVLIVVLNRMNIMLPPYPGQSESYPLVFKLSVGVVVWASVFNILGAVVASMIPARKALKFRIVEALRHV
- a CDS encoding outer membrane lipoprotein-sorting protein is translated as MYKGKSVVGMFLMMIMSVMMGQDVQTLLQKVEHAQRAADSYVGKMLLTTYDGERKTGEASLELYVKGLELSIARYLTPSGDRGKAILQRGRDYWFYFPKTRQSVKISPKQRLLGDAMVGDVVKPPLLATYTVTLVSNTSRESVFELVAKDDSAPYQYILLWWNTAEEKITKEEFYTRTRVHLKTARYLAHRRIKNYNFATKVEIQDALVTNKKTEIEMVDLQERVLRDQIFYPESLDYLPYTYR
- a CDS encoding ABC transporter ATP-binding protein — encoded protein: MRLRIQDVKKTYMVESVGVPALRGVTLEVDEGEFMAIAGPSGSGKTTLLNLISAIDNYDEGEMWYDDRCTKNLSEEELRLLRRDSLGFIFQNYNLIPVLTVYENVEYPLWLDQELPPEEKRKSQVMKMLESVGLKEYASRYPGQLSGGQKQRVAIARALVRQPKLILADEPTANLDSKTAHQIIELLRECNRVMGVTVIFSTHDNRILDVVDRVVHLEDGIITKDERKEA
- a CDS encoding ABC transporter permease yields the protein MREKQTVVSSLWSWFFVQMKLFFREPAAVFWIVVFPLLLLVIMGSIFSRYEQPMIRVAVYDGDGTDVSRGLVEGLGRLGVFVVEEMASREEVERKVQQNTVVLGILLSSGFGEEIRRDGNPFFEVLYNASQKEMNTIAFSILDSILYEEIIQRKKVEGKITYLTKEIKGRMETSYVDFLLPGLLALVVLSSVFFSFGQKMIVYREYGVLKQLSLFPVPGMVYVGGDGLAQFLVTLVQGGVLCGVGFFLYRVHLPSSLVLWLGMIVYLGFGFFALATVALFVAGFAKTSQGSIAILNLFAYVMMFLGGLYFPLGQMPVVLQWVAYALPATHFLEGLRFFFVEDGDLMVVVRGGGILLAYTLVAFPLVVRRFRWISGE
- a CDS encoding integrase catalytic domain-containing protein, with translation MEILDYFVRITGLKNRNYAARLLRQHGKTIYVGKKNYLKADIAKKGKRPGRKKKFGEEELKLLKQVWEIENYMCGKRLKPILNEVLDNLLANGHLHGSPQAIENLRHISASSIDRLLKHERKKLEIKGRKGTKPGTLLKQQIAIRTWAEWDENCPGFMEIDLVAHEGGNSRGDFAQTLNMVDVWSGWTELVAIKNKASKWVREAIEKVKGRLPFELRGIDSDTGAEFINHPLRDWCEKHQIKFTRGRSSRSNDNCYVEQKNYSIVRQNVGYFRYDTEEEVYYLNQLYAYLRLYTNFFQPVMKMTEKKRIGSKVQKKHDDIKTPYQRLLESSYVSEAQKERLTRLYKALDLFHLRQKITACQRKLFSLQKKKNVKNKNLEETVWNF
- a CDS encoding ABC transporter ATP-binding protein — protein: MLLFPQQPQHWLLLVVAVPVLWYLVVPYQGIRLVFNEGREEMFAIEVRNVTKRYPSGKGVFDLSVEVKEGECFGLVGPNGAGKTTFIEIIEGLRIPDSGASFVFGVSSREEGVRSFFGAQIQENVPLSRLRVFEIVEVACAAYRDGFSVSELLEMVGLVTEKRSFYEHLSGGQRQRLRLAMALAGKPRLLFLDEPTTGLDPHSRRVFWELLQSLREKLGMTIFLTSHYMEEVEVLCDRVGLLVDGRFICVGTPSEVVAKYGNTVFVRIVVDEKSNLTRAQAFASVLEVVEQDEREGVFHIVSREAFLRDLGELMREKEVRLYNIEFDSGSLEDVVVQLTGERR